A stretch of Bordetella genomosp. 13 DNA encodes these proteins:
- a CDS encoding sigma-70 family RNA polymerase sigma factor, whose product MSSTDQDEQLRELIPRLRRFALWLTRDVHAADDLVQSTLERALSRWSSRRGDDTLRSWLFTILHRRFLDSLRSAKRQAVLFGRLHEPEEPQWPSAEHMAATRGTLEAFGLLSDEHRAVLLLVAVEGCSYQEVADLLGIPLGTVMSRLSRARQALRRLGDGEQRPAPLLRVLK is encoded by the coding sequence ATGTCATCGACCGACCAAGACGAGCAACTGCGCGAACTGATTCCGCGCCTGCGCCGCTTTGCGCTCTGGCTGACCCGGGACGTGCACGCCGCCGACGATCTCGTGCAGTCGACACTGGAGCGCGCGCTGTCCCGCTGGTCCAGCCGGCGCGGCGACGATACCCTGCGCAGCTGGCTCTTCACGATCCTGCATCGACGCTTCCTGGACAGCCTGCGCAGCGCGAAGCGCCAGGCGGTGCTGTTCGGCCGCCTGCACGAGCCCGAAGAACCGCAGTGGCCGTCCGCCGAGCACATGGCCGCCACGCGCGGCACGCTCGAGGCCTTCGGCCTCCTGTCCGACGAGCACCGCGCGGTGCTGTTGCTGGTGGCCGTCGAGGGCTGCAGCTATCAGGAAGTCGCCGATCTGCTGGGCATCCCTCTCGGCACGGTCATGTCGCGGCTGTCGCGCGCGCGGCAGGCGCTGCGCCGGCTTGGCGACGGCGAGCAGCGTCCCGCTCCTCTACTGCGAGTACTGAAATGA
- a CDS encoding catalase family peroxidase: protein MTQTSTQSRPAAQRWRWLAIAGAVAGVALAFGYAGGWLAPQRLTPQKIVDSLQANGGLHPGYRRNHAKGVCVSGYFEGAGTASAYSTAPFFKTVRTPVVGRFALPGGNPYAPDNSVPIRSLALRLAAPDGQQWRMGMNAMPVFPLATPEAFYEQALAGRPDPQTGKPDPAKLKAFFGAHPEAGAFLAWVKTARPGASYATETYHSLNAFYLVDGNGKRQAVRWAMVPQQPDAAGNTAAAGDANVLQEDLVRRIAAGVQRWKLMITLAAPDDPVDDATKTWPADRTVIDAGTLVLSTVEPQDNGPCRDINFDPTVLPEGIRVSGDPLLAARSAAYADSYLRRTSEEAGLPGAARMSTEKQ from the coding sequence ATGACGCAGACTTCCACACAATCCAGGCCCGCAGCGCAGCGATGGCGCTGGCTGGCGATCGCGGGCGCAGTGGCCGGAGTGGCGCTCGCCTTCGGCTACGCCGGCGGCTGGCTGGCGCCCCAGCGGCTGACGCCGCAGAAGATTGTCGACAGCCTGCAGGCCAATGGCGGCCTGCATCCTGGATATCGCCGCAATCACGCCAAAGGCGTGTGCGTCAGCGGATACTTCGAAGGCGCCGGCACGGCCAGCGCCTACTCCACCGCGCCGTTCTTCAAGACCGTCCGCACACCCGTCGTCGGCAGGTTCGCGCTGCCGGGCGGCAACCCCTATGCGCCGGACAACAGCGTGCCGATCCGCAGCCTGGCGCTACGGCTTGCCGCGCCGGACGGACAACAGTGGCGGATGGGCATGAACGCCATGCCGGTGTTTCCCCTGGCCACGCCCGAGGCGTTCTATGAACAGGCGCTGGCGGGGCGGCCAGACCCGCAAACGGGCAAGCCCGATCCGGCAAAGCTGAAGGCCTTCTTCGGCGCGCATCCTGAAGCGGGCGCGTTCCTGGCCTGGGTGAAAACGGCGCGCCCCGGCGCCAGCTACGCGACCGAGACATACCACTCGTTGAATGCCTTCTATCTGGTGGACGGCAACGGCAAGCGCCAGGCGGTGCGCTGGGCCATGGTGCCCCAGCAGCCGGATGCCGCCGGCAATACCGCCGCGGCGGGCGACGCCAATGTGCTGCAGGAAGACCTGGTGCGCAGAATCGCCGCCGGCGTGCAGCGCTGGAAATTGATGATTACGCTTGCGGCGCCGGACGACCCGGTCGACGACGCGACCAAGACCTGGCCCGCGGACCGAACGGTGATCGACGCGGGCACGCTCGTGCTTTCCACCGTCGAACCGCAGGACAACGGCCCATGCCGCGACATCAACTTCGATCCCACGGTGCTGCCCGAGGGCATACGCGTGTCCGGCGATCCCTTGCTGGCGGCACGCTCGGCCGCCTATGCGGATTCCTATTTGCGGCGAACGAGTGAAGAAGCCGGCCTTCCCGGCGCGGCCCGCATGTCCACGGAGAAACAATGA
- a CDS encoding cytochrome b, which translates to MMKNVFGWPARLLHWVMAVMIVAMLFIGVGMTASVSTLHTTLVGIHVPLGAAVLVLACVRIAVRLRSWPPALPGDLPAWQKSAAVGSHLLLYALMVAMPVVGWAMQSAGGYPIMLGAGLRLPAIAAADPALFAWLRHAHRWLAYLFFLTFCAHFAAALYHWLIRRDGVMRSMTRG; encoded by the coding sequence ATGATGAAGAACGTATTCGGCTGGCCCGCCCGCCTGCTGCATTGGGTCATGGCGGTCATGATCGTCGCGATGCTGTTCATCGGGGTCGGCATGACGGCGTCCGTGTCCACACTGCATACGACATTGGTCGGGATTCACGTGCCGCTGGGCGCGGCCGTGCTGGTGCTGGCCTGCGTGCGGATCGCCGTGCGCCTGCGCTCGTGGCCGCCCGCGCTGCCCGGCGACCTGCCGGCGTGGCAGAAGTCGGCCGCCGTGGGCTCGCATCTGCTGCTGTATGCCCTGATGGTGGCGATGCCCGTGGTCGGGTGGGCGATGCAGTCCGCAGGCGGCTATCCCATCATGCTGGGCGCGGGGCTGCGGCTGCCCGCCATCGCGGCCGCCGATCCCGCGCTGTTCGCCTGGCTGCGGCACGCGCATCGCTGGCTTGCGTACTTGTTCTTCCTGACCTTCTGCGCCCACTTCGCGGCCGCGCTGTACCACTGGTTGATCCGCAGGGACGGCGTGATGCGGTCGATGACGAGAGGGTGA
- a CDS encoding NAD kinase, whose translation MHFPTVALIGRHQDTGLDAPLRALAHALTQAGRKVLIEADTARNTEVHEYQVADVQEIGRSASLAVVMGGDGTVLGAARHLAPFGVPLIGINHGRLGFITDIPVQDAHAALNRVLEGNYTIEDRMLLQGSVWRGDQQMYSALALNDVVLNRAGRGGMIEVRVELDGAFMYAQRADGLIVATPTGSTAYALSANGPLLHPGLNAVVLVPVAPQTLSNRPIVIPDSGVLSMTLVAMGRVEVGASVHFDMQTWSDLQPGDRIEVRRAPHTVRFVHPEGYSFFSTLRRKLHWNLMPQATDNVE comes from the coding sequence ATGCATTTTCCCACCGTCGCCCTGATCGGCAGGCACCAGGACACCGGCCTGGACGCCCCGCTAAGGGCGCTGGCGCACGCGCTGACGCAGGCCGGCCGCAAGGTCCTCATCGAGGCCGACACCGCTCGCAACACCGAGGTGCACGAATACCAGGTAGCCGACGTCCAGGAAATCGGCCGCAGCGCCTCTCTGGCGGTCGTCATGGGCGGCGACGGCACGGTGCTGGGCGCGGCCCGTCACCTGGCCCCGTTCGGGGTGCCTCTCATCGGCATCAACCATGGCCGCCTGGGCTTCATCACCGACATCCCGGTGCAGGACGCCCATGCCGCGCTGAACCGCGTGCTCGAGGGCAACTACACCATCGAAGACCGCATGCTGCTGCAAGGCAGCGTGTGGCGCGGGGATCAGCAGATGTATTCGGCGCTGGCCCTGAACGACGTGGTGCTCAACCGCGCGGGCCGCGGCGGGATGATCGAGGTGCGCGTCGAACTGGACGGCGCCTTCATGTACGCGCAGCGCGCCGACGGCCTGATCGTCGCCACACCCACGGGGTCCACGGCCTATGCGCTGTCGGCCAACGGTCCGCTGCTGCACCCCGGCCTGAACGCCGTGGTGCTGGTGCCCGTGGCGCCGCAGACGCTGTCCAACCGCCCCATCGTCATTCCCGATTCCGGCGTGCTTTCCATGACGCTGGTCGCCATGGGCCGGGTCGAGGTCGGCGCCAGCGTGCATTTCGACATGCAGACCTGGTCCGACCTGCAGCCCGGCGACCGCATCGAGGTGCGGCGCGCCCCGCACACGGTGCGCTTCGTCCACCCCGAGGGCTACAGCTTCTTCTCCACCCTGCGCCGCAAGCTGCATTGGAATCTGATGCCGCAGGCCACCGACAACGTTGAATAG
- the recN gene encoding DNA repair protein RecN, which yields MLRTLHIRDFVIVDETEIHFGPGFTVFSGETGAGKSILIDALALALGERGDASMLREGAARADITAVFDTPAHLQDWLTEHDLDAAGPELALRRVIDAQGRSRAYLNGTPVTVTLLRELGEHLVDIHGQHAHQSLMRPEAQRDLLDAHGGHADLRQSVAQAWKQWRGLQRQLEAAEHDADSLNAERERVQWQADELDALALGADEWDSLQAEHTRLAHAQSLLDGASEVLEALDGEEESARHRVNLALQRAQQMMRHDAALKGLCEALESAGIAIGEAVSDLNGYITRVELDPQRLGDVEARMGAVFETARKFKTTPEELPALRDALHAQLAQMQAAGDVEALRAQAAQAQSAYDAAAARLSAARRKVAKDLGKQVSQAMQTLAMQGGTFEAALAESAPSAQGNETVEFRVAGHAGTTPRSLAKVASGGELSRISLALSVIASRAARVPTLIFDEVDSGVGGAVAEVVGKLLRELGARHQVLCVTHLPQVAACGNTQYRVSKSESRGTTRSHIAELDIDARVEELARMLGGITITDTTRNHAREMLGVSEAA from the coding sequence ATGCTGCGCACCCTGCATATCCGAGACTTCGTCATCGTCGACGAAACCGAGATCCACTTCGGTCCGGGCTTTACCGTATTCTCCGGCGAAACCGGCGCCGGTAAGTCCATCCTGATCGACGCCCTGGCGCTGGCGCTGGGCGAACGCGGCGACGCCAGCATGCTGCGCGAGGGCGCGGCACGGGCCGACATCACCGCGGTGTTCGATACGCCCGCCCACCTGCAAGACTGGCTGACCGAGCACGACCTGGACGCCGCCGGCCCCGAGCTGGCGCTGCGCCGGGTCATCGACGCCCAGGGCCGCAGCCGCGCGTACCTCAACGGCACGCCGGTCACCGTCACGCTGCTGCGCGAACTGGGCGAACATCTGGTCGACATCCACGGCCAGCACGCGCACCAGAGCCTGATGCGGCCCGAGGCGCAGCGCGACCTGCTGGACGCGCATGGCGGCCACGCCGATCTGCGCCAGTCGGTGGCCCAGGCCTGGAAGCAGTGGCGCGGGCTGCAGCGCCAGCTCGAAGCCGCTGAACACGACGCCGACAGCCTGAACGCCGAGCGCGAACGCGTGCAATGGCAAGCCGACGAGCTCGACGCCCTGGCGCTGGGCGCCGACGAATGGGACAGCCTGCAGGCCGAGCACACGCGGCTGGCGCATGCGCAGTCGCTGCTGGACGGCGCCAGCGAAGTGCTCGAGGCGCTGGACGGCGAAGAAGAATCCGCGCGCCATCGCGTCAACCTGGCGCTGCAGCGGGCGCAGCAGATGATGCGCCACGACGCCGCCCTGAAGGGCCTGTGCGAGGCGCTGGAATCGGCGGGCATCGCCATCGGCGAAGCCGTGTCCGACCTGAACGGCTACATCACCCGGGTCGAACTCGACCCCCAGCGCCTGGGCGACGTCGAGGCGCGCATGGGGGCCGTGTTCGAAACCGCGCGCAAGTTCAAGACCACGCCCGAGGAACTGCCTGCCCTGCGCGACGCGCTGCACGCGCAGCTGGCCCAGATGCAGGCGGCCGGCGACGTCGAGGCGCTGCGCGCGCAGGCCGCCCAGGCGCAGTCGGCTTACGACGCGGCGGCGGCCAGGCTGTCCGCCGCGCGTCGCAAGGTGGCCAAAGACCTGGGCAAGCAGGTAAGCCAGGCCATGCAGACGCTGGCCATGCAGGGCGGCACGTTCGAGGCCGCGCTGGCGGAATCCGCACCGTCTGCCCAGGGCAACGAAACGGTGGAATTCCGGGTGGCCGGCCATGCCGGCACCACGCCGCGGTCGTTGGCCAAGGTGGCCTCGGGCGGCGAGCTGTCGCGCATCTCGCTGGCGCTGTCCGTCATTGCCAGCCGCGCCGCGCGCGTACCCACCCTGATCTTCGACGAAGTGGACAGCGGCGTGGGCGGCGCGGTCGCCGAAGTGGTGGGCAAGCTGCTGCGCGAGCTGGGCGCCCGCCATCAGGTGCTGTGCGTCACGCACCTGCCGCAGGTGGCGGCTTGCGGCAACACGCAATACCGCGTCAGCAAGAGCGAAAGCCGCGGCACCACGCGCTCGCACATCGCCGAGCTGGACATCGACGCGCGCGTCGAGGAACTTGCCCGCATGCTGGGCGGCATCACCATCACCGACACCACGCGCAATCATGCGCGCGAAATGCTGGGCGTGTCGGAGGCGGCGTAG
- the fur gene encoding ferric iron uptake transcriptional regulator — MSDQSDLKNMGLKATFPRLKILDIFRKSDQRHLSAEDVYRALIAENVEIGLATVYRVLTQFEQAGILSRSQFDTGKAVFELNDGDHHDHLICTNCGIVVEFSDNEIEKRQHKIAKDNGFALESHAMVLYGICGNCQKTR, encoded by the coding sequence ATGAGCGACCAAAGCGACCTGAAGAACATGGGCTTGAAGGCGACGTTTCCGCGCCTCAAGATTCTGGACATTTTCCGCAAATCCGACCAGCGCCACCTCAGCGCCGAAGACGTCTATCGCGCGCTGATCGCCGAAAACGTCGAGATCGGCCTGGCCACCGTCTACCGCGTGCTCACGCAGTTCGAGCAGGCCGGCATCCTCAGCCGCAGCCAGTTCGACACGGGCAAGGCGGTGTTCGAGCTGAACGACGGCGACCACCACGATCACCTTATCTGCACCAACTGCGGCATCGTGGTCGAGTTCTCGGACAACGAAATCGAGAAGCGCCAGCACAAAATCGCCAAGGACAACGGCTTCGCCCTCGAAAGCCACGCCATGGTGCTGTACGGCATCTGCGGCAACTGCCAGAAGACCCGCTGA
- a CDS encoding outer membrane protein assembly factor BamE, with amino-acid sequence MGLAALGVMVALAGCSSGKWGFPYRIDVQQGNWITQEQVALLQTGMSREQVRFALGSPMLTSVLHADRWDYPYYYKPGYGNARERKFTVWFENDRLVRWSGDQQPTLQPYQLDDDGNPIESAPPLAQEAQADAADKREDEARAAESKATETLDSDQARKQDEGSRQATPSVVVQPPASPSPYSPGLPGGDAQPLR; translated from the coding sequence ATGGGCCTGGCCGCGCTGGGCGTCATGGTTGCCCTGGCCGGCTGCTCGTCGGGCAAGTGGGGCTTCCCGTACCGGATCGACGTCCAGCAAGGCAACTGGATCACGCAGGAACAGGTGGCCCTGCTGCAAACCGGCATGTCGCGCGAACAGGTGCGCTTCGCACTGGGCAGCCCGATGCTGACCAGCGTACTGCACGCCGACCGCTGGGACTACCCCTACTACTACAAGCCCGGCTACGGCAACGCGCGCGAGCGCAAGTTCACCGTCTGGTTCGAGAACGACCGCCTGGTGCGCTGGAGCGGCGACCAGCAGCCCACGCTGCAGCCCTATCAGCTGGACGACGACGGCAATCCCATCGAATCGGCGCCGCCGCTGGCGCAGGAAGCCCAGGCAGACGCCGCGGACAAGCGCGAGGACGAAGCCCGGGCCGCCGAAAGCAAGGCCACCGAAACGCTGGATTCCGACCAGGCCCGCAAGCAGGACGAGGGCAGCCGCCAGGCCACGCCCAGCGTGGTCGTGCAGCCGCCGGCCAGCCCCTCGCCCTATTCGCCCGGCCTGCCTGGCGGCGACGCCCAGCCGCTGCGATGA
- the dapB gene encoding 4-hydroxy-tetrahydrodipicolinate reductase: protein MRIAIAGASGRMGHMLIEAVLDAPDLQLAVALDRAGSSTLGQDAGAFLGRNTGVLITDQLDALAGADCLIDFTRPEGTLEHLKACVQHGTGIVIGTTGFDDSGRAAIEVAAQKIGVVFAPNMSVGVNATFKLLEMAAKILNSGYDVEVFEAHHRNKVDAPSGTALKMGETVASAWNVALPDVATWTRHGDTGVRKPGTIGFSVVRGGDIVGDHTVFFCGNGERIEITHRSTTRANYAAGSLRAARFLATKHNGLYDMQAVLGLS, encoded by the coding sequence ATGCGTATCGCCATTGCGGGCGCCAGCGGCCGGATGGGCCACATGCTGATCGAGGCAGTGCTCGACGCCCCCGATCTGCAGTTGGCCGTCGCCCTCGACCGCGCCGGCTCGTCGACGCTGGGCCAGGATGCCGGCGCGTTCCTGGGCCGTAATACCGGCGTGCTAATCACCGACCAGCTCGACGCGCTGGCCGGCGCCGACTGCCTGATCGACTTCACGCGCCCCGAGGGCACGCTAGAGCACCTGAAGGCCTGCGTGCAGCATGGCACCGGCATCGTCATCGGCACCACCGGCTTCGACGACAGCGGCCGCGCCGCCATCGAGGTTGCCGCACAGAAGATCGGCGTGGTGTTCGCGCCCAACATGAGCGTGGGCGTCAACGCCACTTTCAAGCTGCTCGAGATGGCGGCGAAGATCCTGAACTCCGGCTACGACGTCGAAGTGTTCGAGGCGCATCACCGCAACAAGGTCGACGCCCCCTCGGGCACCGCACTGAAAATGGGCGAAACCGTGGCCTCTGCCTGGAACGTGGCGCTGCCCGACGTGGCCACCTGGACGCGCCATGGCGACACCGGCGTGCGCAAGCCCGGCACCATCGGTTTCTCGGTGGTGCGCGGCGGCGACATCGTGGGCGACCACACCGTCTTCTTCTGCGGCAACGGCGAGCGCATCGAAATCACGCACCGCTCCACCACCCGCGCCAACTATGCCGCCGGCTCGCTGCGCGCCGCCCGCTTCCTCGCCACCAAGCACAACGGCCTGTACGATATGCAGGCGGTTCTGGGGCTTTCGTAA
- the murB gene encoding UDP-N-acetylmuramate dehydrogenase, translated as MSQSSDPAVSGASLTPAPCDLTASNTLGLPSHAPACVTLDDSAQLTALSDLVLQHPAVLVLGGGSNVVLPERVAGLAVRVALRGIRLVEERPDAWIVEAAAGENWHDFVARCVEQGWNGLENLALIPGTVGAAPVQNIGAYGVELAERFDSLMAWHLYDRRLIRMTAQDCRYAYRDSVFKHAEPGTWVIVSVRFALPRPWQPVLTYPDLARDPILNPGPRRPTEAVVSARDVFDAVCRIRRAKLPDPAVIGNAGSFFKNPIVDAAQREDLLARFPTLVSYAQPDGGYKLAAGWLIDQCGWKGKIQGAAGVHDRQALVLVNRGGATADDILGLAGAIQRDVEDRYGVKLEREPVVVA; from the coding sequence ATGTCCCAGTCGTCCGATCCCGCCGTGTCAGGCGCATCCCTAACTCCTGCCCCGTGCGACCTGACCGCGAGCAACACGCTGGGCCTGCCGTCGCACGCGCCCGCATGCGTGACGCTGGACGACTCCGCGCAGTTGACGGCCCTGTCCGACCTGGTCTTGCAGCATCCCGCCGTGCTCGTGTTGGGCGGCGGCAGCAATGTGGTACTGCCCGAACGTGTGGCCGGGCTGGCGGTGCGCGTGGCGCTGCGCGGCATCCGGCTGGTGGAAGAGCGTCCGGACGCCTGGATCGTCGAGGCCGCCGCGGGCGAGAACTGGCACGACTTCGTGGCGCGCTGCGTGGAGCAAGGTTGGAACGGCCTGGAAAATCTGGCGCTGATCCCCGGCACGGTGGGCGCCGCGCCCGTGCAGAACATCGGCGCCTATGGCGTCGAACTCGCCGAACGCTTCGACAGCCTGATGGCCTGGCACCTGTACGACCGCCGCCTGATTCGCATGACCGCCCAGGACTGCCGCTATGCCTATCGCGACAGCGTCTTCAAGCACGCCGAGCCCGGCACGTGGGTGATCGTATCGGTGCGCTTCGCGCTGCCGCGCCCGTGGCAGCCGGTGCTGACGTATCCCGACCTCGCGCGCGATCCGATCCTGAACCCCGGCCCGCGCCGCCCCACCGAGGCCGTGGTCAGCGCGCGCGACGTGTTCGACGCGGTCTGCCGCATCCGCCGCGCCAAGCTGCCCGATCCCGCCGTCATCGGCAACGCGGGCAGCTTCTTCAAGAACCCCATTGTCGACGCGGCGCAGCGCGAAGACCTGCTGGCCCGCTTCCCCACACTGGTGTCATACGCGCAACCCGACGGCGGCTACAAGCTCGCCGCGGGCTGGCTGATCGATCAATGCGGATGGAAAGGCAAGATCCAGGGCGCGGCCGGCGTGCACGACCGGCAAGCCCTGGTACTGGTAAATCGAGGCGGCGCCACGGCCGACGACATCCTCGGCCTGGCGGGCGCGATCCAACGCGACGTGGAAGACCGCTACGGAGTGAAATTGGAGCGCGAGCCGGTCGTTGTGGCTTGA
- a CDS encoding SDR family oxidoreductase codes for MKLRLKPLREQVIVITGAGSGIGAATARMAAQQGAKVVLCGRGEEALTRLADEIAGAGGQAKVIVADAGVPEDHERILQNALAAYGRVDTWVNNAGVSIFGPLEDVPLEDQRKLFETDYWGVVYGSMTAVRHFKVSGGGALINVGSEVSDRAVPLQGAYSAAKHAVKGFTDALRMELQQQGAPVSVTLIKPASIATGFTEHARNYMDVEPQLPPPVYAPEMVAEAILHAAQHPVRDLYVGSASRAISMVGQNMPGLADRMAGWLMRNQRGKGPAVRGSDSLYEGGGSHPASMRPARRRSVYTYAAMNSGKSWLAAAAVLGGAALWMRHAKHRGSLE; via the coding sequence ATGAAACTGCGACTGAAACCCCTACGCGAACAGGTAATTGTGATCACCGGCGCCGGCAGCGGCATCGGGGCCGCCACGGCCAGGATGGCTGCGCAGCAGGGAGCGAAAGTGGTGCTGTGCGGCCGTGGTGAAGAGGCGCTGACCCGGCTGGCGGACGAGATTGCCGGCGCCGGCGGACAGGCGAAGGTGATCGTGGCCGACGCAGGCGTCCCGGAGGACCATGAACGCATCCTGCAGAACGCCCTGGCGGCCTATGGCCGCGTCGATACCTGGGTGAACAACGCCGGCGTGTCGATCTTCGGCCCGCTGGAAGACGTGCCGCTGGAAGACCAGCGCAAGCTGTTCGAGACCGACTACTGGGGCGTGGTGTACGGCTCCATGACCGCGGTGCGCCACTTCAAGGTGTCCGGCGGCGGCGCGCTGATCAATGTGGGCAGCGAAGTGTCCGACCGCGCCGTGCCGCTGCAGGGCGCATACTCCGCCGCCAAGCACGCAGTGAAGGGCTTCACCGATGCACTGCGCATGGAACTGCAGCAACAGGGGGCGCCGGTGTCCGTGACCCTGATCAAGCCCGCGTCCATCGCGACGGGGTTCACCGAGCATGCGCGCAACTACATGGACGTGGAGCCGCAGCTGCCGCCGCCCGTATACGCACCCGAGATGGTGGCCGAGGCCATTCTGCATGCCGCGCAGCACCCGGTGCGGGACCTGTACGTCGGCAGCGCGTCGCGCGCCATCTCGATGGTGGGCCAGAACATGCCGGGGTTGGCCGATCGCATGGCCGGCTGGCTGATGCGCAACCAGCGCGGCAAGGGTCCGGCCGTGCGCGGGTCCGATTCGCTGTACGAGGGCGGCGGCTCGCATCCCGCCTCGATGCGGCCCGCGCGCCGGCGCAGCGTCTACACGTACGCGGCCATGAACAGCGGCAAATCGTGGCTGGCCGCCGCGGCGGTGCTGGGCGGCGCGGCGCTGTGGATGCGGCACGCGAAGCACCGCGGCTCGCTGGAATGA
- a CDS encoding alpha/beta fold hydrolase, which produces MSAWVDDPASEPPVRRGRIQGPPIALAYEDWGNRAAPPLVLIMGIGAQMVLWPDGFCKALTATGSRVIRYDNRDVGLSGRFRMSTPAPSMWRLAMRAQLGLRTQVPYTLDDMADDALRLLDTLNIPQAHVVGMSLGGMIGQVMAARHPCRVRTLTLMSTSTNQPLMPPPAPRLLWKMWRGSMPAPAHVRQARIKSLLHALGTAQYPVPDSELEHIVRTMGDRGLDGEGVRRQVWAVLGTGDLRVYCRAIRAPTLVIHGTGDRMMPLAAGRAVARAIPGARLRLIPGMGHDLPPALWPMLARLIAEHVGAPGN; this is translated from the coding sequence ATGAGCGCGTGGGTAGACGACCCGGCATCCGAGCCGCCGGTGCGGCGAGGCCGCATCCAGGGGCCGCCGATAGCGCTCGCTTACGAAGATTGGGGCAACCGGGCGGCGCCTCCCCTGGTATTGATCATGGGCATCGGTGCGCAGATGGTGCTGTGGCCCGACGGCTTCTGCAAAGCGCTTACGGCGACCGGGTCGAGGGTGATCCGCTACGACAATCGTGACGTGGGCCTGTCCGGCAGGTTTCGCATGTCGACGCCCGCTCCGTCTATGTGGCGCCTGGCCATGCGCGCCCAGCTTGGATTGCGCACGCAGGTTCCCTACACACTGGACGACATGGCCGACGACGCCCTGCGGCTGCTGGACACGTTGAACATCCCGCAAGCGCATGTGGTGGGCATGTCTTTGGGAGGCATGATCGGACAGGTCATGGCCGCCCGGCATCCGTGCCGCGTGCGCACGCTGACCCTGATGTCCACCAGCACCAACCAGCCGTTGATGCCGCCGCCCGCGCCCCGGCTGCTGTGGAAGATGTGGCGCGGATCCATGCCCGCACCGGCGCACGTCCGCCAGGCGCGCATCAAATCTCTGCTGCATGCATTGGGTACGGCGCAGTATCCGGTACCGGATTCGGAACTGGAGCACATCGTACGGACCATGGGCGACAGAGGCCTGGATGGCGAGGGCGTGCGTCGGCAAGTGTGGGCGGTGCTGGGCACCGGCGACCTGCGGGTGTATTGCCGAGCCATCCGTGCGCCGACACTCGTGATCCACGGCACCGGAGACCGCATGATGCCGCTGGCCGCCGGGCGCGCGGTGGCGCGGGCCATTCCAGGGGCGCGCCTGCGGCTGATACCGGGAATGGGACATGACCTGCCTCCAGCGCTGTGGCCCATGCTGGCGCGACTGATTGCCGAGCATGTGGGTGCGCCGGGAAACTGA
- a CDS encoding RNA-binding S4 domain-containing protein translates to MSKSSTASNPGVASAERLRLDKWLWAARFYKTRSLAAQEVEKGRVLINDQLAKPAREVRPGDIVRIRRQDQVMQVRVRGISAVRGPAPVAAQLYEETPESRAAREHAAEMRRLAPEPAQTISDGRPTKRDRRQLASLREK, encoded by the coding sequence ATGTCCAAATCGTCAACCGCTTCGAATCCCGGCGTCGCTTCCGCCGAACGTCTGCGCCTGGACAAGTGGCTGTGGGCCGCGCGCTTCTACAAGACGCGCAGCCTGGCCGCCCAGGAGGTCGAGAAGGGCCGGGTGCTTATCAATGATCAGCTTGCCAAGCCGGCCCGCGAGGTGCGGCCCGGCGACATCGTGCGCATACGCAGGCAGGACCAGGTGATGCAGGTACGCGTGCGCGGCATCAGCGCCGTGCGCGGCCCGGCTCCGGTGGCAGCGCAGCTGTATGAGGAAACGCCCGAAAGCCGCGCGGCCCGCGAGCACGCGGCCGAGATGCGCCGCCTGGCGCCCGAACCCGCGCAAACCATCTCGGACGGCCGTCCCACCAAGCGGGACCGGCGACAACTTGCGTCGCTGCGAGAGAAGTAG